A region from the Paenarthrobacter aurescens genome encodes:
- the hxlB gene encoding 6-phospho-3-hexuloisomerase — protein MDAVAERSSLSETAARAALNLSLIQNETAGTTNAIDVRQLADLAERIRGAERVFLSGAGRSGLVLRMAAMRLMHLGLTVHIAGDTTTPAITAGDLLLVASGSGTTSGVVKAAETAVAAGADVAAVTTNAGSPLAGLADALVIIPAAQKTDHGSSLSRQYSGSLFEQSLFLATEAVFQTLWESTDEPAEQLWLRHANLE, from the coding sequence ATGGACGCCGTTGCGGAACGGTCCTCCCTGAGCGAAACAGCAGCCCGGGCGGCCCTCAACCTGTCACTGATCCAGAATGAAACAGCGGGCACCACCAACGCGATCGATGTCCGCCAGCTGGCAGACCTCGCAGAGAGGATCCGGGGAGCAGAACGGGTCTTTTTGTCCGGCGCAGGTCGGAGCGGACTGGTTCTTCGCATGGCAGCAATGCGCCTCATGCACCTCGGCCTGACGGTCCATATTGCCGGGGACACCACGACGCCGGCCATCACCGCCGGTGACCTCCTGCTGGTCGCGTCCGGCTCAGGAACTACCTCGGGCGTGGTCAAGGCGGCGGAAACAGCAGTCGCCGCCGGCGCGGACGTCGCTGCGGTGACCACCAATGCGGGCTCACCCCTGGCCGGATTGGCCGATGCGCTGGTAATCATTCCCGCCGCGCAGAAGACCGATCACGGCTCCAGCCTTTCCCGCCAGTACTCCGGCAGCCTGTTCGAGCAATCCCTCTTCCTGGCAACCGAAGCAGTGTTCCAAACCCTCTGGGAGAGCACCGATGAGCCTGCCGAACAGCTTTGGCTGCGGCACGCCAACCTCGAGTAA
- a CDS encoding response regulator transcription factor family protein — translation MQNWTLLHAVSDLAAAPLNRIAEVLRDATLPFVQASALIIFTEECTGRPQKKAGDEGVVSRVSITELDRLGSALPGEGPWRTSAVIAGQEREVLALGFAPSQALLVLTDPSVAGGSEGEEALRLLDYLWRLTARRIQEKVTDAPPSYLLESRAASAERIRVTAELIDQHSTTLETLLAALRSTSMNDAAARASVTDLAVKALVDLRTVSDRTSDLVEEPVATAFERLREDLRPLMHFSNIDMQFIEPPANGRALPGEVAHAARAVVRGLVLAIAEQPDVRRVRAQWDCDGENLLINVRDDGLGALTPDSPSIARLQQRVQAVDGRMSLEVMQGWGADISVVLPLDPPASPAGDVAAWDLAPRELEVLQLLTAGQRNRSIAGALHISENTVKFHVRNLFRKLNVRSRTEAIALAHSAGLR, via the coding sequence ATGCAGAACTGGACACTCCTCCACGCCGTCAGCGATCTTGCTGCGGCGCCGCTGAACCGCATTGCCGAAGTCCTCCGCGACGCCACACTCCCGTTTGTCCAGGCCAGCGCCTTGATCATCTTCACCGAGGAATGCACTGGCCGGCCCCAGAAAAAGGCGGGTGATGAAGGCGTGGTCAGCCGGGTGTCCATCACCGAACTGGACAGACTGGGATCGGCCTTGCCGGGCGAGGGCCCATGGCGAACTTCTGCGGTTATCGCCGGGCAGGAGAGGGAAGTCCTTGCCCTTGGTTTCGCACCCAGCCAAGCGCTGCTGGTGCTGACCGATCCCTCCGTTGCCGGGGGATCCGAAGGTGAAGAGGCTCTTCGCCTTCTCGACTACCTTTGGCGATTAACCGCAAGACGCATCCAGGAGAAAGTAACTGACGCGCCGCCGTCGTACCTGTTGGAATCGCGGGCAGCGTCCGCCGAGCGGATCCGTGTAACTGCCGAGCTGATCGACCAACACTCCACCACGCTTGAAACGCTGCTTGCGGCCCTGCGGTCCACCTCCATGAACGACGCCGCGGCGCGCGCCTCGGTGACGGACCTCGCTGTTAAAGCCCTGGTGGACTTGCGGACGGTCAGCGACCGCACCAGCGATCTGGTGGAGGAGCCGGTGGCGACGGCGTTCGAACGGCTTCGTGAGGACCTTCGGCCCCTGATGCACTTCAGCAATATCGATATGCAATTCATCGAGCCGCCCGCCAACGGGCGTGCACTCCCCGGCGAAGTTGCCCATGCTGCACGTGCTGTTGTTCGTGGCCTGGTCCTGGCCATCGCGGAGCAACCGGACGTCCGCCGGGTGCGGGCCCAGTGGGACTGCGACGGTGAGAACCTGCTGATCAATGTGCGCGACGACGGTCTGGGTGCACTTACGCCGGACTCGCCCAGCATCGCCCGGTTGCAGCAGCGGGTGCAGGCCGTTGACGGGCGGATGTCCCTTGAGGTGATGCAGGGCTGGGGTGCGGATATTTCCGTGGTGTTGCCCTTGGATCCACCGGCTTCGCCCGCAGGCGACGTCGCCGCGTGGGACCTGGCGCCGAGGGAACTGGAAGTCCTGCAGCTGCTCACCGCCGGGCAACGGAACCGGAGCATCGCAGGGGCGCTCCACATCAGCGAAAATACGGTGAAATTCCACGTCCGCAACCTCTTCCGGAAACTGAACGTGCGTTCCAGGACTGAGGCGATCGCCTTGGCGCACTCGGCCGGGCTCAGGTAG
- a CDS encoding GAF and ANTAR domain-containing protein, protein MEPTRSAEHIRSLHELVVGSSDIHGILNGVTGFASDAMSKVAGENIDCALTLRRRKRTATVAGSSERAVFLDKIEQELKQGPCLEALDAGRPVLLADVATDTNWPLYSSALAAEGVHSALGVPMDLGDTSQAVINFFAPTAGTFTDAVIAEAAAFADVAGSTLRLAIRVETVEQLNADLKTAMSSRTVIDLACGVIMAQNRCSQEEAFNVLTKASSHRNQKLHAVASEIIANLSGSSDSQLHFED, encoded by the coding sequence ATGGAACCCACCAGAAGTGCCGAACACATCAGAAGCCTGCATGAACTGGTGGTCGGTAGTTCCGACATCCACGGAATCCTCAACGGGGTGACCGGCTTCGCCAGCGATGCCATGAGTAAGGTGGCCGGTGAGAATATTGACTGTGCCCTGACCTTGCGGCGCCGCAAGCGTACCGCCACTGTAGCGGGCAGCAGCGAGCGGGCCGTGTTCCTGGACAAAATAGAACAGGAACTCAAGCAGGGTCCCTGCTTGGAAGCCTTGGATGCCGGGCGTCCCGTACTGCTGGCTGACGTTGCCACGGATACCAACTGGCCGCTTTACAGCAGCGCTCTGGCAGCTGAGGGCGTCCACAGCGCATTGGGTGTGCCCATGGACCTGGGGGATACTTCTCAAGCGGTCATCAACTTCTTCGCACCTACGGCGGGGACCTTCACGGATGCTGTGATTGCCGAAGCTGCCGCCTTCGCAGATGTTGCGGGCAGTACCTTGCGCCTGGCCATCAGGGTGGAAACCGTGGAGCAGCTCAACGCCGACCTCAAGACTGCCATGTCCTCCAGGACGGTCATTGACCTTGCCTGCGGCGTCATCATGGCCCAAAACCGTTGCAGCCAGGAAGAGGCGTTCAATGTGCTGACCAAAGCTTCAAGCCATCGAAACCAGAAACTGCATGCCGTCGCGTCGGAAATCATCGCAAACCTCAGCGGAAGCAGTGACAGCCAACTGCACTTCGAGGACTAG
- the hxlA gene encoding 3-hexulose-6-phosphate synthase, translating to MKLQVALDLLTVEDALELAHKVAEHVDIIELGTPLIKAAGLSAVTAIKDAHPTKIVFADMKTMDAGELEADIAFKAGADLVSVLGTADDSTIAGAVKAAKAHNKGIVVDLIGVADKVSRAKEARSLGAKFVEFHAGLDEQAQPGYNLRTLLNAGEEARVPFSVAGGVNAGTIAAVQLAGADVAVAGSAIYGAADPELAAKELKAAIN from the coding sequence ATGAAACTTCAGGTAGCACTGGATCTCCTCACCGTCGAGGACGCCCTTGAACTGGCCCACAAAGTGGCCGAGCACGTGGACATCATTGAACTTGGCACCCCGCTGATCAAGGCTGCCGGCCTCTCCGCCGTCACCGCCATCAAGGACGCCCACCCCACCAAGATCGTCTTCGCTGACATGAAGACCATGGATGCCGGAGAACTCGAAGCCGACATCGCTTTCAAAGCGGGAGCTGACCTGGTGTCGGTCCTGGGCACCGCAGATGACTCCACCATTGCCGGCGCAGTCAAGGCCGCCAAAGCGCACAACAAGGGAATCGTGGTGGACCTGATAGGCGTGGCGGACAAAGTATCCCGCGCCAAGGAAGCCCGTTCGCTTGGTGCCAAGTTCGTGGAGTTCCACGCCGGCCTGGATGAGCAGGCACAGCCTGGTTACAACTTGCGTACCCTGCTCAATGCAGGCGAGGAAGCCCGTGTCCCGTTCTCGGTGGCAGGCGGCGTGAATGCCGGGACCATTGCAGCGGTCCAGCTGGCGGGCGCCGACGTCGCCGTTGCAGGCAGCGCCATATACGGCGCTGCAGACCCCGAGCTGGCCGCCAAGGAACTGAAGGCAGCCATCAACTAG